The window GGGATGCATGCGGGTCGATGTTACGAAAATCCTTGGCCAACACTCGCTTGGAAAGCTCGGCAAAAGCTCCAGCGAGTTCGACCCCAGTGGGACCTCCTCCGACGACAACGATGCGGGTGAGGCGCTGGATGTCCTCTGGGTCGCTGGCGCGTTCTGCTTCCTCAAAGGCGAGCAGCACGTTGTGCCGGATGCGCGTTGCATCGTCGAGCGACTTCAGTCCGGGGGCAAAACTTTCGTAGTGATCATTGCCAAAATACTGAGTGCGCGCTCCGACCGCAAGAATCAGGTAGTCGTAGTCCAACAAACCGCTGTGCTTGAGCGTTACCTGCCGCTGCTGCAGTTGCACGCTCACGCACTCATCCAGAACCACCCTCACATTCGGGTAACGTCCCAGCACTTTGCGGATGGGCGCAGCCACCTCAGGTGCGGAAAGTCCGGCAGTGGCAACTTGGTAGAGCAGCGGTTGAAACAGGTGGTGGTTTTGCCGGTCGACAACCGTCACATCAACGGGCAAACGGGCCAGACGCTTTGCCGCTTCCAGTCCACCAAATCCTGCTCCAAGAATCAGAATCCTTTTTCGATTTGCATCGCTCATGAGTCAGCTTAGGGCCGGTATGGTGTGCTGTCAAATGAGGGTTCCACCCATCGCTGGAGTCAAGTGTTGCCACTCGAGAAGCATCTGATACAAGCTCGATTCGATGTTGCCAATGGGGTGGGCTTTGCGTAGGGATAATGGAATGCAATCGGGTGTTTCGAAATCAGGCAGGTTTCGGTGACACCGATGTGTGCAGCTCATCCTTAAACCCAAAACCTGTGAATCGGCACGCTTCGCCTTCAAACTTCAGAAAACCTCGTCCTCGCGGAAAAGATCGTTCCCATCGCAAGTCGAAACTCGTTTGGATCCCCCGGTTGCTTTTCCTGACACTACTGCTGGTATTGCCCGGCTTTGCGCTAGCCAAATTATCCCAGCACATCCAAGTGAACTGGATTGCGTGTTACCTGATCGTCGTCTCACTGGTGACCCTTCAGGCCTACGGGTCCGATAAGCACAAAGCCAAGGCAGGGGTCTGGCGCATTCCCGAAGCAAATCTCCATCTGCTGGGCTTGATTGGGGGGTGGCCGATGGCATTTGTCGCACAGCGCATTTTTTGGCATAAGGTATCAAAAATGGAGTTCCAGGTTTCCTTTGGATTCATTGTTTTACTGCACCAATACCTTGCGGTGGACTATCTCAGTGACTGGCAGGTGAGTGTGGAGCTTTTTCGTGCAGTTCAGTCATTGTTCAACCATCTTCAGTTTTGAGTCCAACGCATCTGGAGTGCCAATGGTGTGATCGATCCATTCGATCCATGCGGTTGTTGATTGGAAATGGGCGGCGACGTAGGTATGGGTCGGGCTTTCAGCCCTTGTGGGTGGGAGTCGATGGCGAACCCAGGGCGTTGCCCTGGTCTGGTATGGGGTGCACCTTCGGCGCTGGGTGGATCAAGAACCGGGTAGGGTTGATGGGATTTGCGGACATTGACCCACGTTGGCATTGGGTTTGGGATCGTCGAGCACCTTCGGTGCTGGAGAATGAAGGAGGGGATGAGGTTCCGGATGAATGATTGCTTTTGTTTCAGGGGCAAAGCCCCGCCCTATTCCAGCCCAGGCCAGCGGCCTGGGTAAAAGAGCATTATTATCTCTCAGGGCTGAAGGCCCGATTCATTTTTCGGTGCCTTTGGTGCCGTCACCTGGAGGCCA is drawn from Puniceicoccaceae bacterium and contains these coding sequences:
- a CDS encoding FAD-dependent oxidoreductase → MSDANRKRILILGAGFGGLEAAKRLARLPVDVTVVDRQNHHLFQPLLYQVATAGLSAPEVAAPIRKVLGRYPNVRVVLDECVSVQLQQRQVTLKHSGLLDYDYLILAVGARTQYFGNDHYESFAPGLKSLDDATRIRHNVLLAFEEAERASDPEDIQRLTRIVVVGGGPTGVELAGAFAELSKRVLAKDFRNIDPHAS
- a CDS encoding DUF1294 domain-containing protein, producing MLFLTLLLVLPGFALAKLSQHIQVNWIACYLIVVSLVTLQAYGSDKHKAKAGVWRIPEANLHLLGLIGGWPMAFVAQRIFWHKVSKMEFQVSFGFIVLLHQYLAVDYLSDWQVSVELFRAVQSLFNHLQF